From one Chryseobacterium sp. 3008163 genomic stretch:
- a CDS encoding nuclear transport factor 2 family protein, whose protein sequence is MSTLITESNFQYSLNNKIMTLEILKTKEDLRNLIDDYAYLSDEWKISEVMDLFTPDVSYKVHMNGALVADVSGRENMERDFNLHASQVKTYFTLNGQHTVKIENETATGISFAQIKMIREAEGKDILTDYSVKYDDLYVKQNEKWLIKDRVAHFLIIESRSIS, encoded by the coding sequence TTGTCAACATTAATTACAGAAAGTAATTTTCAGTATTCATTAAACAACAAAATTATGACACTAGAAATTTTAAAGACAAAGGAAGACCTGAGAAACCTGATCGATGACTATGCTTACTTAAGTGATGAATGGAAGATCTCCGAAGTAATGGATCTGTTCACACCAGATGTGAGCTATAAGGTCCATATGAATGGTGCTTTGGTAGCAGACGTTTCAGGAAGGGAAAATATGGAACGGGATTTCAATCTTCACGCTTCACAAGTGAAAACGTATTTTACGCTCAACGGGCAGCATACTGTAAAGATTGAAAACGAAACTGCCACCGGCATTTCCTTCGCCCAGATCAAAATGATCAGGGAAGCTGAAGGAAAAGATATCTTGACCGACTATAGTGTAAAATATGACGACCTCTATGTGAAGCAAAATGAAAAATGGCTGATCAAAGACCGTGTGGCCCATTTCCTGATTATCGAATCAAGGTCAATTTCTTGA
- a CDS encoding aldo/keto reductase, which translates to MNYKLLGKRTGLPVSDLALGAGNFGQAWGYGAEAKEAERIISLYTEHGGNLIDTADTYQCGESEEILGKAIAAKRNDLVISTKYTRGVFPGQALGTLGNHRKSMVQAVEDSLRRLKTDRIDLYFVHQDDFFTPIEEIVRGLDDLVRAGKIVYGGISNFPAWRISAAATIADLRGWSGVSAIEVEYSLLQRETERDLLPMAEAMGLGVLAWSPLAGGLLTGKYRKGESGRATVFAGSNPYQGGEIAEAVLDRLFAIAEFLESEPALVALAWLKAKNVIPILGPRTFEQLEYNLKAADLHLTDEQVESLDEASSIKMGYPHDFNRAPENRSTLTGNKVDLIKKPTITVL; encoded by the coding sequence ATGAATTATAAATTGTTAGGTAAAAGAACAGGTCTTCCTGTAAGCGATCTTGCTTTGGGAGCAGGAAATTTCGGACAGGCGTGGGGCTATGGTGCAGAAGCCAAAGAAGCAGAAAGGATCATTTCACTTTATACGGAACATGGCGGTAATCTGATCGATACGGCAGATACTTATCAATGCGGTGAATCAGAGGAGATTCTTGGAAAGGCAATCGCTGCCAAGAGAAATGATCTTGTCATCAGCACCAAATATACCAGAGGTGTTTTTCCGGGTCAGGCGTTGGGAACATTGGGAAATCATCGTAAAAGTATGGTTCAGGCGGTGGAAGATAGCTTAAGAAGATTAAAAACCGACAGGATCGATCTTTACTTTGTCCATCAGGATGATTTTTTCACGCCTATCGAGGAAATAGTCCGTGGATTGGACGATCTTGTCCGAGCCGGAAAAATTGTGTACGGCGGTATTTCCAACTTCCCGGCCTGGCGTATCTCTGCTGCTGCAACAATCGCTGACCTTCGGGGATGGTCTGGCGTCAGCGCTATCGAAGTAGAGTACAGTCTTCTTCAACGTGAGACAGAACGAGATCTTTTACCAATGGCAGAAGCAATGGGATTGGGTGTATTGGCCTGGTCACCATTGGCTGGCGGACTGTTGACCGGAAAATACAGGAAAGGTGAAAGCGGCAGGGCTACTGTATTTGCAGGGAGTAATCCTTACCAGGGTGGTGAGATTGCAGAAGCAGTTCTTGACAGGCTATTTGCTATCGCTGAGTTTCTTGAAAGTGAACCCGCATTGGTGGCACTTGCCTGGCTTAAAGCTAAAAATGTCATTCCAATCCTTGGACCACGCACGTTTGAACAGCTCGAGTATAATTTGAAGGCGGCAGATCTTCATCTTACCGATGAACAGGTTGAAAGTTTGGATGAGGCAAGTTCGATAAAGATGGGATATCCCCACGATTTTAACAGAGCACCGGAAAATAGGTCAACTCTTACCGGAAATAAGGTGGATCTTATCAAGAAGCCAACGATCACTGTTCTCTAA
- a CDS encoding helix-turn-helix domain-containing protein: MEKIVRVVSEFNNELKLQGFKAFQIEQDSGDTRTYSRKEFYKICLTTGNSKIHYSDKTYEQEGTILFFGNPHIPYSWETISTTYVGYTILFSEDFFKNSERSESLQQSSFFKIGGTPVLKITEEQRIFLNTLFQKMIAEQESGYIFKDELIRNYISLIIHESLKMEPSENYEQNKNASSRLTSVFLELLERQFPIETTANPLQLKTAQHYAQHLNVHINYLNRALKEITDKSTTTHITERIITEAKALLQHTDWSISEIAYALGFEYPTYFNNFFKKQTGTNPKAFRLTEV, translated from the coding sequence ATGGAAAAGATTGTTAGAGTCGTGTCGGAGTTTAATAATGAATTGAAGCTTCAAGGTTTTAAAGCATTTCAGATTGAACAAGACAGTGGTGATACGAGAACTTATAGCCGGAAAGAATTCTATAAAATATGCCTCACCACCGGCAATAGCAAAATTCACTATTCTGATAAAACGTATGAACAGGAAGGAACAATTCTCTTCTTTGGAAATCCGCATATTCCTTACTCCTGGGAAACGATTTCTACAACTTACGTGGGTTATACTATTCTTTTCTCTGAAGATTTTTTTAAAAATTCCGAACGTTCGGAGAGCTTGCAACAGTCATCATTCTTTAAGATTGGTGGAACACCTGTCCTGAAAATTACTGAAGAGCAAAGAATTTTTCTCAATACCCTATTTCAGAAAATGATCGCCGAACAGGAAAGTGGGTATATATTTAAAGATGAATTGATTCGCAATTATATCAGCCTGATCATCCACGAGTCGTTGAAGATGGAGCCATCGGAAAATTACGAACAGAACAAGAATGCCTCTTCGAGACTAACTTCTGTGTTCTTGGAGTTATTAGAGAGACAATTCCCAATTGAAACCACTGCAAATCCACTTCAGTTAAAAACTGCGCAACATTATGCGCAGCATCTTAATGTGCATATCAACTATCTCAACCGTGCCTTGAAGGAAATCACAGATAAATCTACAACTACACATATTACAGAGCGAATTATCACGGAAGCAAAAGCGTTACTGCAACATACAGATTGGAGTATTTCCGAAATTGCCTACGCCCTAGGGTTTGAATATCCAACCTACTTCAATAATTTCTTTAAAAAACAAACCGGCACCAATCCAAAAGCATTTCGTTTGACGGAAGTTTGA
- a CDS encoding MFS transporter encodes MDSKNSGTGIKKIAYTGCLGALSIISTEFGIIGVLPQVASHYNIGIDEAGSLLSAFALTIFIIGPFLVLLTSGIDRKKMMLWAISFFLISNIGSAFAPPFWLLILLRILPAILQPVFFSAAVGTIIRTASKRDQHKLMGIVIGGIALAQVTVIPLTTYMSSLYGWQISFVIQGIISLIALAGIFTFIPTMPVKEKLSYGSQLLILKKPRFIISIIFNVLLISAWFSTYSYFADYLGKVKMMTGQEISYMLLLFGITGVIANWLTGRLLSRNIVLTTAFFLLGTILLPIILQFSGENFYVQILVISFWGIMYGPAFLTAISYMIDAAPEAPEFANSLQSSFGNLGVFTGTLVGGWFIVNVGINSIAWVGAGFGILAFLTMISREILDRQVKLKLKETGI; translated from the coding sequence ATGGATAGTAAAAATAGCGGAACAGGAATAAAGAAAATAGCTTATACAGGTTGTCTGGGAGCACTCAGCATCATTAGTACAGAATTTGGTATTATTGGCGTTCTACCACAGGTAGCTTCTCATTATAATATTGGAATTGACGAAGCCGGTTCATTACTCAGTGCATTTGCCCTGACTATTTTCATTATAGGACCATTTCTTGTTCTTTTGACGTCTGGGATTGATAGAAAAAAGATGATGCTTTGGGCCATTTCATTTTTCCTGATATCCAACATAGGTTCTGCTTTTGCTCCGCCTTTTTGGTTGTTGATTCTGTTGAGAATTTTACCCGCAATCCTGCAACCTGTATTCTTTTCGGCGGCTGTAGGCACGATCATCCGTACAGCTTCAAAAAGAGATCAACACAAGTTGATGGGAATCGTTATCGGAGGTATTGCGCTGGCACAGGTAACCGTTATTCCACTTACTACATATATGTCTAGCCTTTACGGATGGCAAATCAGTTTTGTCATTCAGGGAATTATTTCGCTGATTGCTTTGGCTGGAATTTTCACATTCATTCCAACGATGCCTGTAAAAGAGAAATTGTCCTATGGGAGTCAATTGTTGATTCTGAAAAAACCACGATTTATTATCAGTATTATATTCAATGTACTGTTGATTTCAGCTTGGTTTTCAACGTATAGCTATTTCGCCGACTATCTGGGAAAAGTCAAAATGATGACAGGGCAAGAGATAAGCTATATGTTACTGCTTTTTGGAATAACCGGAGTTATCGCTAATTGGTTAACCGGAAGGTTATTATCAAGAAATATTGTTTTAACAACCGCATTTTTCTTGTTGGGAACTATATTGCTTCCCATTATTTTGCAGTTCTCAGGCGAAAACTTCTATGTACAAATTCTAGTGATAAGTTTCTGGGGCATCATGTACGGACCTGCATTTTTAACAGCCATATCCTATATGATCGATGCTGCTCCGGAAGCACCCGAATTTGCCAATAGCCTACAGTCATCATTTGGAAACCTTGGTGTTTTTACCGGAACATTAGTCGGCGGATGGTTCATTGTTAATGTGGGGATCAATTCCATCGCATGGGTTGGAGCCGGCTTTGGAATATTAGCGTTCTTGACAATGATAAGCCGAGAGATTTTGGATAGACAAGTTAAATTAAAATTGAAAGAGACTGGCATTTAA
- a CDS encoding alpha/beta hydrolase: MRVLTLIMAAMLMSLGQLTAQSKKKSSDKNSEKMDTTKEHYTFQLSDKVTRQKVTFKNRYGITLSGDLYLPKNAGNEKLSALAISGPFGAVKQQSSGLYANQMAERGFAAIAFDPSYTGESGGEPRNMASPEINTEDFSAAVDFLGLQDKVDRNKIGIIGICGFGGFALNATAVDKRVKAVATTSLYDMTRVMSKGYNDSVTPEQRTKTLEDLGQQRWKDAETGKPADGSRNLPETLKGDEPQFVKEYFDYYRTPRGFHVNSVNSNGAWLITNPISFMNMPILNYVKEISPRPMLLIAGENAHSRYFSEDIIKTANEPKELMIIPNAVHVDLYDKIDVIPFDKLDTFFRKSLK; encoded by the coding sequence ATGAGGGTACTAACTTTAATTATGGCTGCTATGCTGATGTCTTTAGGGCAATTAACAGCACAAAGCAAAAAAAAATCATCAGATAAAAATTCAGAAAAAATGGATACAACAAAAGAACATTACACATTCCAGTTAAGCGATAAAGTGACCCGCCAGAAAGTAACGTTTAAAAACCGTTATGGCATTACATTAAGTGGAGATCTGTATCTTCCAAAAAATGCAGGAAATGAAAAATTATCTGCCTTAGCCATCAGTGGACCTTTCGGAGCTGTGAAACAACAATCATCAGGCTTGTATGCCAATCAGATGGCAGAAAGAGGTTTTGCAGCAATTGCATTTGACCCTTCTTACACTGGCGAAAGCGGTGGGGAACCTAGAAATATGGCTTCGCCGGAGATCAATACTGAAGATTTCAGTGCTGCAGTTGATTTTTTAGGTTTACAGGATAAAGTAGACAGAAACAAAATCGGCATCATCGGAATATGTGGTTTTGGTGGTTTTGCTTTAAACGCAACTGCGGTGGACAAACGTGTCAAAGCTGTTGCTACGACAAGCTTGTATGATATGACCAGAGTCATGTCAAAAGGTTACAATGATTCTGTTACACCTGAACAGCGCACCAAAACACTAGAAGATCTAGGTCAGCAACGCTGGAAAGATGCCGAAACAGGGAAACCCGCAGACGGGTCTAGAAATTTACCCGAGACATTAAAGGGCGATGAACCTCAATTTGTAAAAGAATATTTTGATTATTACAGAACACCGCGTGGCTTTCATGTCAATTCTGTAAACTCGAACGGAGCGTGGCTCATTACAAATCCAATCTCCTTTATGAATATGCCGATTTTGAATTATGTGAAAGAAATTTCACCGAGACCAATGCTTTTGATTGCGGGTGAAAATGCACATTCAAGATATTTCAGCGAGGACATTATCAAGACTGCTAATGAACCGAAAGAATTGATGATCATTCCAAACGCCGTTCACGTTGACCTGTATGACAAAATTGATGTGATTCCTTTTGATAAGTTAGATACTTTCTTCAGAAAAAGCTTAAAATAG
- a CDS encoding alkene reductase, which produces MKLLEKVTLGKQTLQNALAMAPMTRSRADIEGVISDITTLYYTQRASAGLLITEGINISEQALGSPYTPGIYTNDQIEAWKKVTKSVHENGGVIYAQLWHTGRVGHSVDRNGKLPVAPSAVAIKGQQHFTAEGMKDYEVPHELTTEEIMQIVKDYGTAAKNAIEAGFDGVELHAAFGYLPNQFLSESANLRTDEYGGSVENRNRFVLEVMKELVDAAGSDKVGIKLSPTIYYNNIENSDPEAQFKPLIESLNELPLAYVHLMNAMFPLDNHPHYPTDIMGTFGSVSKHLVIANAGYDKASGEAELEKGIAKMISYGSLFLANPDLAKRFELDAEFNQADQATMYGGGAHGYTDYPFLND; this is translated from the coding sequence ATGAAATTATTAGAAAAAGTAACATTAGGAAAACAAACGCTTCAAAATGCCTTGGCGATGGCGCCAATGACAAGAAGCCGTGCAGACATCGAAGGCGTGATATCAGACATTACGACCTTGTACTACACACAGCGGGCTAGTGCGGGACTGCTGATAACGGAGGGCATCAATATTTCGGAACAGGCTCTGGGAAGTCCATACACACCTGGCATCTATACCAATGATCAGATCGAGGCCTGGAAAAAAGTAACTAAGTCTGTACACGAAAATGGGGGCGTGATCTATGCCCAGCTTTGGCATACGGGTCGAGTAGGGCATTCTGTGGATAGAAATGGGAAACTTCCTGTTGCGCCGTCGGCAGTTGCAATTAAAGGACAGCAGCATTTTACCGCTGAGGGAATGAAGGATTACGAAGTGCCCCACGAGCTGACCACTGAAGAGATCATGCAGATCGTAAAGGATTATGGTACGGCGGCCAAAAATGCAATCGAAGCTGGTTTTGACGGGGTTGAACTGCATGCGGCATTCGGATATCTGCCTAACCAGTTTTTGTCGGAAAGTGCTAATCTTAGAACGGATGAATATGGTGGCAGTGTAGAAAACAGAAACCGTTTTGTACTGGAAGTGATGAAGGAATTGGTAGATGCGGCCGGCAGCGACAAAGTAGGAATCAAGTTGTCACCAACTATTTATTACAACAATATAGAGAACAGTGATCCTGAAGCGCAATTCAAGCCTTTGATCGAATCGTTGAATGAATTGCCGTTGGCCTACGTTCATTTGATGAACGCAATGTTTCCGCTGGATAATCATCCGCACTATCCAACGGATATTATGGGGACTTTTGGTAGTGTAAGCAAGCATTTGGTCATTGCAAATGCAGGATATGATAAAGCGAGCGGGGAAGCAGAATTGGAAAAAGGGATCGCAAAGATGATCTCTTATGGCTCATTGTTCCTTGCCAATCCTGACCTTGCAAAAAGATTTGAACTGGATGCTGAATTTAATCAAGCTGATCAGGCAACGATGTATGGCGGCGGAGCACATGGTTATACTGATTACCCTTTCCTGAATGATTGA
- a CDS encoding SDR family oxidoreductase, whose translation MKNKKVVVAGATGMLGSQIVEELLGQGAEVTAMVRSSSNTDALVKLGVKNFVVGDMMDPASLKKALSPKHGFDVIVASAAGYTRRKKGDSAATDTIGYKNLVDATKEAGIPRFVLISILESDKAKSVPHFYNKYLIEQYLKEKKQPYIALRPGAFLDQTPDFIVDKVRKGIFPTFLTGTYGIIYTPQLAKYTAMAAVVLPDTELNTSIDIGWNKPVNETILASAFSKVLRKDLEIKPVFPSFVLKYVLPVISKFSENMADMYQMIKWIDTGVYISKDPMRQKELFGELPTVEESVKQYCTDRGLI comes from the coding sequence ATGAAAAATAAAAAAGTGGTCGTTGCCGGAGCCACAGGAATGCTTGGCAGCCAGATCGTGGAAGAACTGCTTGGACAAGGTGCAGAAGTGACCGCTATGGTCAGATCAAGCAGCAACACGGATGCGCTTGTCAAATTAGGGGTCAAAAATTTTGTGGTTGGTGATATGATGGACCCCGCTTCTTTAAAGAAGGCCTTGTCTCCCAAACACGGTTTCGATGTGATCGTTGCCAGTGCAGCAGGATATACACGTCGTAAAAAAGGAGACAGCGCAGCAACGGATACAATAGGTTACAAAAATCTGGTGGATGCTACCAAAGAAGCAGGAATTCCAAGGTTTGTTTTGATCTCTATCTTAGAATCAGACAAAGCAAAGTCGGTTCCTCATTTTTACAACAAATACCTCATCGAGCAATATTTGAAAGAGAAAAAGCAACCTTATATTGCGCTCAGACCGGGAGCATTTCTAGATCAGACACCTGATTTTATAGTTGATAAAGTAAGGAAAGGAATCTTCCCTACATTCCTGACAGGAACCTACGGCATCATCTACACGCCACAATTGGCAAAATATACTGCGATGGCAGCAGTTGTATTACCTGATACTGAACTGAACACTTCCATCGACATAGGCTGGAATAAACCGGTGAATGAGACGATACTGGCTTCGGCATTTTCAAAAGTACTGAGAAAGGACCTTGAAATCAAGCCGGTCTTTCCATCGTTCGTCCTTAAATATGTTTTACCTGTCATCTCAAAGTTTAGCGAGAATATGGCCGATATGTACCAGATGATCAAATGGATCGATACCGGAGTTTATATCAGCAAAGATCCAATGAGACAAAAAGAACTTTTCGGAGAATTGCCGACTGTGGAAGAAAGTGTGAAGCAATATTGCACCGATCGAGGGCTGATCTAG
- a CDS encoding NADP-dependent oxidoreductase: MTLNKKIMKAIQYKEYGRSNVIEYVEVPKPLIQGENDILIKVKAAGINPIDMKIRMGFMKATRPVEMPFIPGGEASGFIVEVGAKVSKFKVGDEVVALTRKHAYAEYVLANEDLVVLKPESLSFEEAASISVTIGTAQSVLFTEGKLEKGQTVLIQGSGGAVGAAMVQMAKASGAYVIATASGNGVALAKSLGADEIIDYKIDDVVDMVNNIDLVADTAGGEAQAKLFQVLKPGGTLLSIVVPPSQELAQQYKVRAGFVASDISAKTLQNGIDLINAGKFRTVVSKTFRLEDAAIAQDFLSAGGVNGKIVLTMEEN, encoded by the coding sequence ATGACATTAAATAAAAAAATAATGAAAGCAATACAGTACAAAGAGTATGGAAGATCAAATGTCATCGAATATGTTGAAGTTCCAAAACCACTTATACAAGGTGAAAATGATATTTTAATTAAGGTAAAGGCCGCAGGTATCAACCCGATCGATATGAAGATACGAATGGGATTTATGAAGGCGACCCGCCCAGTGGAGATGCCGTTCATACCCGGCGGCGAGGCCTCAGGCTTCATTGTAGAAGTTGGCGCAAAGGTGTCCAAGTTCAAGGTGGGCGATGAGGTCGTTGCCCTTACAAGAAAACACGCTTACGCAGAATATGTATTGGCCAATGAAGATCTGGTCGTGCTAAAACCTGAAAGCCTTTCCTTCGAAGAGGCGGCGTCAATAAGTGTCACCATAGGAACTGCACAATCGGTTTTATTTACCGAGGGGAAATTGGAGAAAGGACAAACGGTTCTGATTCAGGGCAGTGGCGGAGCTGTTGGTGCCGCCATGGTCCAGATGGCAAAAGCTTCTGGTGCTTATGTCATCGCTACGGCATCGGGAAATGGTGTGGCATTGGCAAAAAGTTTGGGAGCGGACGAGATTATAGACTATAAAATAGATGATGTTGTCGATATGGTGAACAATATCGATCTCGTAGCAGATACCGCAGGTGGAGAAGCACAGGCAAAGCTTTTCCAAGTATTAAAACCAGGCGGGACATTATTGAGCATTGTCGTACCACCATCACAGGAACTGGCACAGCAATACAAGGTCAGAGCAGGTTTTGTAGCATCCGATATATCGGCAAAGACCCTACAAAATGGAATTGACCTTATAAATGCCGGAAAATTCAGAACGGTGGTCTCCAAAACATTCAGACTTGAGGATGCCGCCATAGCCCAGGACTTTCTATCTGCCGGTGGTGTGAATGGTAAAATTGTCCTTACAATGGAAGAAAATTGA
- a CDS encoding alkene reductase: MKKLFTPFEKGTLKLKNHLVMAPMTRSRAIGNLPNEMMVSYYSQRTGAGLIITEGTAPSPEGLGYPRVPGIYSQSQVEGWKLVTDAVHKNGSKIFLQLMHTGRISHLSNLPSESKPVGASDIRASGEIFTDDHGMQPYSVPEALALEDITKLIENFVRASKNAIRAGFDGVEIHAASGYLFEQFLNPNVNTRDDQYGGSIINRSRLIVDIVKAIADAIGPEKIGIRFSPLSRMGDQKPYGESEVNQTYTYLSSEMNQIGIAYIHLSTNPDIPEKTYRIIRAVFDHTIIYCNGLNADSAEKVLQNNEADLVAFGRGFLANPDFVNRLKKNIPLDDLGDNIICISKESDNSKYSRDNKTE, translated from the coding sequence ATGAAAAAGTTATTCACGCCATTTGAGAAGGGAACATTGAAGCTGAAAAACCATTTGGTGATGGCCCCGATGACAAGAAGCAGAGCGATCGGCAATCTACCCAATGAAATGATGGTCAGCTATTATTCACAGCGCACGGGCGCTGGACTCATCATTACGGAAGGTACCGCACCAAGTCCCGAAGGGCTAGGCTATCCGAGAGTTCCAGGAATCTATTCCCAGTCACAGGTGGAAGGCTGGAAGCTGGTCACTGATGCTGTACACAAAAACGGATCAAAGATCTTTTTACAGCTTATGCATACAGGTCGTATTTCACATCTTTCCAATCTGCCTTCAGAATCGAAACCGGTCGGTGCTTCAGACATACGAGCGTCTGGAGAAATATTTACAGATGATCATGGTATGCAGCCATATTCTGTTCCTGAGGCACTTGCTCTAGAGGATATTACCAAACTTATTGAAAATTTCGTCCGTGCATCTAAAAATGCCATTCGTGCTGGTTTTGACGGTGTAGAAATTCACGCGGCCAGTGGTTATCTGTTCGAGCAGTTTCTTAATCCTAATGTTAACACCAGAGATGATCAATATGGGGGCAGCATTATCAACAGGAGCCGCCTCATAGTTGACATTGTAAAAGCTATTGCCGATGCTATCGGACCGGAAAAGATAGGCATCCGCTTTTCTCCATTGTCCCGTATGGGCGATCAGAAGCCATACGGAGAATCTGAAGTAAACCAAACATATACTTACCTAAGCAGTGAAATGAACCAAATCGGGATCGCCTACATCCATCTTTCAACGAATCCTGACATTCCGGAGAAAACGTACAGGATCATACGGGCTGTATTTGATCACACCATCATTTACTGCAATGGGCTCAATGCAGACTCAGCAGAGAAAGTACTCCAGAATAATGAAGCGGACCTTGTGGCATTCGGGCGGGGATTTCTTGCGAACCCTGATTTTGTCAACCGTCTTAAAAAAAATATTCCCCTTGACGATTTGGGAGACAATATCATATGTATCAGCAAAGAATCCGATAATAGCAAATATTCACGTGATAATAAAACCGAATAA
- a CDS encoding helix-turn-helix domain-containing protein, whose amino-acid sequence MIFEFTTAPGFDFITLFSRQINSPVQDNLLKIPKSMGEGYVRRISFGDDFKLTIHRYKLKEDLIVKRNPAETPNNVRTIFFYNNTEERELKYQNEENNPFGQQNDAFVLLSTNDLRTEIRFPANSNIHYVVVGITSDRLQSILSIERPNNTIKTIAAENASFLFFENFDAEMQLILKNIVVVDMNNSLNYFYVQIKVLELMYLLFSKLSLRENTAFKNINSMDAEKILQTRNEILNDLSTPPVLSDLSHIASMSETKLKQLFKQTFGDSIYNYYQKARMEEAAFLLKQARHSVSEVGYELGFSNLSHFSRLFEKHYGITPKKFSTSKS is encoded by the coding sequence ATGATCTTCGAATTCACTACTGCGCCCGGCTTTGATTTTATTACGTTGTTCTCCCGTCAGATCAATAGTCCTGTGCAGGATAATTTGTTGAAGATCCCGAAATCTATGGGCGAGGGGTATGTACGTAGGATCAGTTTTGGAGATGATTTCAAGTTGACCATCCACAGGTACAAGCTGAAGGAAGACCTTATTGTAAAACGAAATCCTGCAGAAACACCAAATAATGTTCGGACCATATTCTTTTACAACAATACTGAAGAACGGGAACTCAAATACCAGAACGAAGAAAATAATCCGTTCGGACAACAGAATGATGCATTCGTTCTTTTGTCAACAAACGACCTTAGAACAGAGATCCGCTTTCCTGCAAATAGCAATATCCATTACGTGGTGGTTGGTATTACCAGTGATCGCCTTCAGTCGATCTTATCGATCGAGAGACCCAATAATACTATTAAGACCATTGCTGCCGAGAATGCCTCCTTTCTTTTCTTTGAGAACTTTGATGCAGAGATGCAGCTGATCCTCAAGAATATTGTGGTTGTCGATATGAACAACTCTCTCAATTATTTTTATGTACAGATCAAAGTTCTGGAGCTTATGTATTTGCTTTTCAGTAAATTATCATTACGTGAGAATACAGCATTTAAAAATATCAACAGTATGGATGCTGAAAAGATTTTGCAGACCAGGAATGAGATATTAAATGATCTAAGCACGCCACCTGTCTTAAGTGATCTGTCCCACATCGCATCCATGAGTGAGACAAAGCTCAAACAGCTTTTCAAGCAGACCTTTGGAGATTCTATCTACAACTACTACCAGAAGGCCAGGATGGAGGAGGCTGCATTTCTTTTGAAGCAGGCCAGGCATTCTGTTTCTGAAGTGGGTTATGAGTTAGGATTTTCGAATCTCAGCCATTTCAGCAGGCTATTTGAGAAACACTACGGCATCACACCCAAGAAGTTTTCTACTTCTAAATCATAA
- a CDS encoding TetR/AcrR family transcriptional regulator, with protein MTKAEQTRQFIIEKTAPIFNKKGYAGTSLSDITNATGLTKGSIYGNFLNKEEVGLAVFKYNTSELSKKTEAWISKKDNAYEKLIAFLDFYRNNWKYVSDNGGCPYLNSATESDDVMPAMKVLVRSTFENWEDNISAIIDEGRNNGLFKNDISVVEYSKSFIMMIEGGILLAKISDDPADLHLMLDRIKRIIDEEIVK; from the coding sequence ATGACGAAGGCAGAACAAACGCGGCAATTCATTATTGAAAAAACAGCTCCTATCTTTAATAAAAAAGGTTATGCAGGTACCTCTTTGTCAGATATTACAAATGCTACAGGCTTAACTAAAGGCAGTATCTATGGGAATTTTTTAAATAAGGAAGAGGTAGGACTTGCCGTTTTTAAATATAATACAAGTGAACTTTCAAAAAAAACCGAAGCATGGATCTCTAAAAAGGATAATGCCTATGAAAAGCTGATAGCATTTCTTGATTTTTATCGAAATAATTGGAAATATGTTTCTGATAATGGGGGTTGTCCATATCTTAACTCAGCAACAGAATCAGACGATGTCATGCCTGCGATGAAAGTATTGGTGAGATCAACTTTTGAAAATTGGGAAGATAATATTTCTGCGATAATTGATGAAGGCAGAAATAATGGACTTTTTAAAAATGACATCAGTGTTGTTGAATACTCTAAGTCATTCATTATGATGATCGAGGGGGGAATTCTGCTCGCAAAAATTTCAGATGATCCAGCAGATCTTCATTTAATGCTGGACAGGATTAAGAGAATCATTGATGAAGAAATCGTAAAATAA